GTGAGGTGACGAAGATCGTGGCTGCGGTGGACGCGACGCTGCCCGTGGTGAAGAAGGCCATCGCGGCGGGGGCAGATCTGCTGATCGTACATCACGGCATGTTTTGGAGTGGGCTCCAACCGTGGACCGGAGCCACGTTTGAGCGCATGAGCTTGGCCTTGGAAAATAACCTCGCCATCTACAGCGCGCATTTGCCTTTGGATGTGCATCCCGACCTCGGAAACAATGCGCAAATTGCAAAGGCTATGCAGTTGGTGCCTAGCGGTGGTTTCTTGGATTATAAGGGGATGTCTGTTGGTGTGACCTGCGAGTCTGCTTTGTCATTGGAGGAAGTGGTGTCGAGATTTACCAGCGCCTTGGATGGTGGTCGAGTGCATGTCTGTGCAGGTGGGCCGAAGATCACGCGCAAGATTGGCATTTCCTCGGGTGGTTCGGGCTCGGAAGTCGCCGCAGCGGCGAAGGCGGGCGTGGATACTTTCATCACGGGGGAAGGCCCGCACTGGAGTTATACCTTGGCTGAAGAGTTGGGCATCAACGTCCTGTATGGGGGACACTATGCGACGGAGACCTTTGGTGTGAAGGCTCTCGCTCAACACCTCCAGGGGCAGTTTGATTTGCCCTGGCAATTTGTGGATCACCCGACTGGGCTTTGATTAAACAACCACGGAACATGCTGAATACACGGAAAGTGTTTTTAGATTTCCGTGTGTTTCGTGTCTTCAGTGGTTGCTCATGATGGCTTTCCTCAATTCAGATTTCTTTAAGCGTGACGTGCTCACCGTCGCCCATGACCTGATTGGTGTGGAGTTGGTCTGGGAGGGATGCTCGGGCGTCATCGTGGAGACGGAGGCTTATGCTGTAGAAAATGACCCCGCTTGTCACACTGCGTCGCGCCCCAGCGCCCGAGAGTTTGTCAGGACCCAGACACCGGGCACGGCTTACGTCTATTTCAACTACGGCATGTATTGGCTCTTCAACCTGCTGGTGAAGGGAGGAGATCGAGATGGCTTGATCTTGATTCGAGCCTTAGATCCGAGGCAAGGCATTGAGGAAATGCAGGAGCGGCGGCAGAAGCAAAAGCTCACCGATCTCTGCTCTGGCCCGGGGAAGCTGGCCGTGGCTATGGGCATCGGTGGCGTGCATCACGGCACGCCGATGACGGGTAAGCAGAGACCTAAACTCTGCGGCTTACGGGCGCGTTCAGAACCCGTCGAGGTCGTGGCGGATGTGCGTGTGGGCATCAGCCAAGCGGTGGATTTCCCCTGGCGATTTCTTGCCCGTGACAACCCGCATGTGAGCGTGAAGCACGGGCGTGTGAAATTGCCGCCCGTTAGATGACGCCGCCGCCGAGGAAGAGGCGAAGGGCTGCGATGAAGGCCACGGCCAAGTTGATGGTTAGGCCGATCTTGCGCTGCGGGAAGGCTCCGAAGATAATGCCGATCAAGCTGCCGAAAAGAGTGACCCACAAGGTCCATCCCAGCAGTGGAATGAGCCCTGGGACGAGCAACACCGCGCACAGCACGCCGATAAGAACAGAGATGGTTTGCATGACGAACGGAAAGTCATGCAAACCGCTCGAACCGCAAAGATAAAATGGGCGCAGTTTTGTAAAGAAGGGCAGGCGTCGCCCTCTGGCTTGAATTAGCAGAAGTGTGCGCCGCTGGTATTTACATGCAGCGAGTAGAGTGACTGGCTGGCGGTGATGAACAAACGGTTACGCTTCGGACCGCCAAAGCAGAGGTTACTGCCGGTTTCGGGGAGCCTGATGAGGCCGATGCGTTGACCTTCGGGAGAGAAAATATGCACACCATCGAATCCACCCCCAGCCCAGCCTGCAGAAGCCCATACATTGCCGTCCACATCGCACCGAACGCCATCGGAACCGCCTTTGCCTGAACGCAGTATCCCTTGGAGAAGTAGCGTGGGAGGAATCGGCTGGACACGCTTATTGGGTTTTTGGCTATCGGGACTAACTGGCGCCGACTTGTCGATCTTCATCGCTGCAAACTCCTTGCCCTCCCCCAGCTTCAAGCTGTCTTTGACATCATAAACCCGGATATTCTTGGCATCGCTCGTGTCCACGATGTAGAGTTTCTTGTAGTCAGGGCTGAAACACAATCCGTTAGGCTTGCCTTCGGCTTCGGTCACCTTTTCGACCTTGCCGCTGGGATCAATGCGATAGACCGCTTCTTTGAGTTGGAGTTCGCCTTTATTCCCCTCGTAGTCTCCCATGCTGCCGTAGCCAGGGTCAGTGAACCACACGCCGCCATCGGGATGCACCACCACGTCATTGGGGGCATTGAGCGGTTTGCCTTCAAACTCGGAGGCCAGCACCGTGACTTGGCCATTGAGTTCATAACGCACCACACGGCGGTTGGCATGTTCGCATGAGATTTGGCGCCCTTGCAGGTCAAAGGTATTGCCGTTGCTATTGCCCGAGTTGTTGCGCATCACGCTCACATGACCGTCCTCAGGCAGGTAACGCATCTGGGCGTTGTTGGGGATGTCACTCCAAACGAGGTAATTACCCGAGCCATTCCAGGCCGGACCCTCAGCCCAGAGCATGCCGGTATGCAGACGGCGGAGGGGGGAGTTGCCTTGGATGTATTTGCCAAAGGAGGGCTCGAGGGCAATCACATCCGGGTCGGGGTAGCGCTCAGGCACTTGCCCCGTCCAATCACGAGCGATGGCGGAGGCGGCGGCGCTGCTGGCAAGTGTGGTCAGGAAAGTGCGGCGGGATGTGTTCATGGTGGGATGCGCGTGGTTGTAGAGACTCAGGAAACGGAGGGCAAGACCGCTTTTGCACGATGAAGTGCTTGGAGTGTCCAGACCACAGGATAGAGTTTCTCGTGATACCACAGTCGAGCGAAGTAAAGACCGATGGGAGAGGGTGGAAACTGAGTGCCTTTTTGAGTGGCGTTGCTGAGCCATTCGACGGCTCGTTGCGCGGGTTCTATCGCTAAGTCTCCCTGTTGCAGTAAAGCATTCAAGGCGACGGCGGTTTCTTCAATGGAGGAGGGGGCGTTTTTGTCTCCTCCCCAGCTTCCATCAGGCTTTTGTGCGGAGATCAAGTAACGACGGCCACTTTGAATCAAGTCTTGGGCCTGGCTGGCCAGAGACGCCGTGCCGCTGAGATAAGCCACGACCTGAGCCGTTCCATAAACAGGATTGTTTTCATCAGGCGTGTGTTCATTGCCGAACCACAGTGGAATCCAAGAACCTTCGGGACTCTGATTTTTACGCAAGTAACTCAAAGCGTGGCGGGTCGCTCGATGAATCTGCAGCTTCAAGGATTCAGGCATCTCCTTCTCCCATAGCCACCACGCCAGAAGCGCATGGGCGGTGAGCTCGGGCGTGCTGCGATCAAAGGGGAGCGTTCCCCAGCCCCGGCAAAAGGTCGGAATACCGCCATCGCGATTTTGCAGATCCAGCAGCCAAGTGATGCCCTTTGCTGCGGCGGCTGCATTGCGGGCGGCATCGTCACCCGTCAGTTTCATCGCAATCAAGGCCCCAGCAGTATCATCCGCATCCGGGACGCCACCGGGGAGGTCGGTCCAGGCCCAACCTCCGGGAGCGGCATTGGTGAAGGGGTGAATCGTTTGATATTGTTGGTTAGACACCCATTCGCGAACGTAAGTGTCTATGCTTCCAAGCGCCTTGCTGGCAAGCGTAGTCCCCCAAGTGGCGAGGTTGGTGTCGATGGGCCAGCTCCCATCGGCTCGCACGGAGCGAAGAAGGAATTCGACAGCGCCAGGGATGCAAGGATGATCTTTCTCCCCGGCGGAGGCGAGGGCCATGGTGACAAAGCTGGTTAGGGGTGTCGCTTCTAGATAACCCCCGCTGGAGGGCTGCAGGGTCTTGAGCATCGGTCGAATCCTTCCCCATGTGGCCGCGCGCAACCAACCCAACGGATTCCACCACGCAGGTGGGGCGTTTTTAAACCGGGCATACCCAATGGCGATCAGGGCCGGGAGGGCGTAGCTCACCACTGGAAGCCCGATGGCACCGAACCATGAGCGCGGCAGGGCTGCCAATTCGAAGGGTAGGGGAAGCACGCGTCGCCACGCGTTTTTCCCCATCGTCCCGCCTATGGTGCAGAGCATGAGGATGGGCACGGAAAAGGTCTTGTCCTTGCCATAACGAGCGATGACGGCCTTGGCGATGTCATCTGGTTGAAGAGAGCCGACCTGCGTGGTGATCCAGGTTTCGCAGGCAAGCATGGCAGGGACACGCTGCGTCGTGTCCGACAGTGAGGAGGCAGTGCGGCGCGTCCCGACCAGAGTGAGCGCACTCCAGCAAAGAAGCGTGGTGGAAAGGTTGCTCTTGCTGATCGCCGTATCGCCCCAACCGCCATCGGCATTTTGGTGAGCGACCAGCCAGGCTGCGCCCGCTTGAATCAAAGTCTCATGCTTCGCTGCATCCACGCCGTGTAGTGCCACGATGGCGGTGGCGGTGGATAAGGCGCTGCTGGATAGCTCGCCCTCCCAATGCCCCGCGGCATTGCGTAGGGCAAGGAGGTGGGCCTCAGTATGGGCCAGCGTTTCGTGAACAGAATGTAACATGCGTATGGCTGATTGTTCGTGCCTGTGGGCTCCGTTCAAGAAGAACCACCATGAGATTTATCCTGCTCCCCGTTCTTTTGATTGCCATGACGGCTGCCGCCGACGAGCCCCGCTGGTACAAAGGCAACACCCACACGCATTCCCTGTGGAGCGATGGCAATGACTTTCCGGAGATGATCTCGGCTTGGTATAAAGATCATGGCTATGACTTCCTTTGCATGTCGGATCACAATACGTTGGCCGAGGGAGATAAATGGGTGGCGGAAGCGACGATCGAAAAGAAAAAAATGACCCTGGGCAAGAAGGTCATCGATAAGTGCAAGGCTCGTTATGGTGACGACTGGCTCGTCACCCGCACGGACGAAAAAGGCGGCCTGGAGGTGAAGTTGAAGACGTTAGAGGAGTATCGCGGCAAATTGGAGGAGCCGGGCAAGTTTCTGCTCGTCCAGGCGGAAGAGGTCACAGGTGGTTTTGCCAAATCACCCATCCATATCAATGCTCTCAACATCACCGAGGCGATTGAGCCGGTGAAAGATCTGGTTTCAATCCGGGAAACCATCCGCAAGAACCTGCAAAATATCGCTGCTCAAGCGGCCAAAACGGGCCGTCCTATCATGGCGCATGTGAATCATCCCAACTTCCGTTGGGGCATCAGTGCTGAGGATTTGGCCCATGTGATTGAGGATAAGTTTTTCGAAGTGTACAATGGTCACCCCATGACTTATCCCGAGGGCGATCCTCTGCGTGCGGATACTTCCACGGATCGCATGTGGGACATCGCCAGCACCATCCGTCTGGTGGAGCTGAAGCAGCCTCCGCTTTACGCTTTGGGCACCGATGACAGTCATCACTATCATGGTGGCACAGCGACTTCTGGACGTGGTTGGGTGATGGTGAAGTCGGATAAGCTCGACCCGAATGCCTTGGTGGAGGCCATGCAGCGGGGTGACTTCTATGCGTCGTGCGGTGTCACCTTGGAGGATGTGAGTTTTGATCCAGCTACGCGCAA
The DNA window shown above is from Prosthecobacter debontii and carries:
- a CDS encoding Nif3-like dinuclear metal center hexameric protein, giving the protein MNLPDLTAYLDTLLRIRELPDYSNAVNGLQLANRKGEVTKIVAAVDATLPVVKKAIAAGADLLIVHHGMFWSGLQPWTGATFERMSLALENNLAIYSAHLPLDVHPDLGNNAQIAKAMQLVPSGGFLDYKGMSVGVTCESALSLEEVVSRFTSALDGGRVHVCAGGPKITRKIGISSGGSGSEVAAAAKAGVDTFITGEGPHWSYTLAEELGINVLYGGHYATETFGVKALAQHLQGQFDLPWQFVDHPTGL
- a CDS encoding DNA-3-methyladenine glycosylase; protein product: MMAFLNSDFFKRDVLTVAHDLIGVELVWEGCSGVIVETEAYAVENDPACHTASRPSAREFVRTQTPGTAYVYFNYGMYWLFNLLVKGGDRDGLILIRALDPRQGIEEMQERRQKQKLTDLCSGPGKLAVAMGIGGVHHGTPMTGKQRPKLCGLRARSEPVEVVADVRVGISQAVDFPWRFLARDNPHVSVKHGRVKLPPVR
- a CDS encoding SMP-30/gluconolactonase/LRE family protein, producing MNTSRRTFLTTLASSAAASAIARDWTGQVPERYPDPDVIALEPSFGKYIQGNSPLRRLHTGMLWAEGPAWNGSGNYLVWSDIPNNAQMRYLPEDGHVSVMRNNSGNSNGNTFDLQGRQISCEHANRRVVRYELNGQVTVLASEFEGKPLNAPNDVVVHPDGGVWFTDPGYGSMGDYEGNKGELQLKEAVYRIDPSGKVEKVTEAEGKPNGLCFSPDYKKLYIVDTSDAKNIRVYDVKDSLKLGEGKEFAAMKIDKSAPVSPDSQKPNKRVQPIPPTLLLQGILRSGKGGSDGVRCDVDGNVWASAGWAGGGFDGVHIFSPEGQRIGLIRLPETGSNLCFGGPKRNRLFITASQSLYSLHVNTSGAHFC
- a CDS encoding prenyltransferase/squalene oxidase repeat-containing protein, with product MLHSVHETLAHTEAHLLALRNAAGHWEGELSSSALSTATAIVALHGVDAAKHETLIQAGAAWLVAHQNADGGWGDTAISKSNLSTTLLCWSALTLVGTRRTASSLSDTTQRVPAMLACETWITTQVGSLQPDDIAKAVIARYGKDKTFSVPILMLCTIGGTMGKNAWRRVLPLPFELAALPRSWFGAIGLPVVSYALPALIAIGYARFKNAPPAWWNPLGWLRAATWGRIRPMLKTLQPSSGGYLEATPLTSFVTMALASAGEKDHPCIPGAVEFLLRSVRADGSWPIDTNLATWGTTLASKALGSIDTYVREWVSNQQYQTIHPFTNAAPGGWAWTDLPGGVPDADDTAGALIAMKLTGDDAARNAAAAAKGITWLLDLQNRDGGIPTFCRGWGTLPFDRSTPELTAHALLAWWLWEKEMPESLKLQIHRATRHALSYLRKNQSPEGSWIPLWFGNEHTPDENNPVYGTAQVVAYLSGTASLASQAQDLIQSGRRYLISAQKPDGSWGGDKNAPSSIEETAVALNALLQQGDLAIEPAQRAVEWLSNATQKGTQFPPSPIGLYFARLWYHEKLYPVVWTLQALHRAKAVLPSVS
- a CDS encoding PHP domain-containing protein, whose translation is MRFILLPVLLIAMTAAADEPRWYKGNTHTHSLWSDGNDFPEMISAWYKDHGYDFLCMSDHNTLAEGDKWVAEATIEKKKMTLGKKVIDKCKARYGDDWLVTRTDEKGGLEVKLKTLEEYRGKLEEPGKFLLVQAEEVTGGFAKSPIHINALNITEAIEPVKDLVSIRETIRKNLQNIAAQAAKTGRPIMAHVNHPNFRWGISAEDLAHVIEDKFFEVYNGHPMTYPEGDPLRADTSTDRMWDIASTIRLVELKQPPLYALGTDDSHHYHGGTATSGRGWVMVKSDKLDPNALVEAMQRGDFYASCGVTLEDVSFDPATRKLTVKIKGEPGVKYTTEFRGTPKNYDRAVKEVPAPADDNYPVRLKHSEDVGKLLASSESLESSYQMTGDELYVRAIIISDKVMDNPATPGQLQKAWTQPVGWQP